In Chrysoperla carnea chromosome 2, inChrCarn1.1, whole genome shotgun sequence, the following proteins share a genomic window:
- the LOC123293924 gene encoding protein O-mannosyl-transferase TMTC4-like, with product MTDHESNNNCHKSSHHHNRNSAECTRWPMYTLVGFVSFVCYVNGFSGDFVHDDIPAVTLNKDVLAVNPIAHIFLNDFWGTPMADVNSHKSYRPLTTLTFR from the coding sequence ATGACTGATCATGAAAGTAATAATAACTGTCATAAATCGTCACATCACCACAATCGAAATAGTGCGGAATGTACACGTTGGCCAATGTATACTTTAGTTGGTTTTGTATCATTTGTGTGTTATGTGAATGGTTTTAGTGGTGATTTTGTGCACGATGATATACCCGCTGTTACATTAAATAAAGATGTATTAGCTGTGAATCCAATTGCACATATATTTCTCAATGATTTTTGGGGTACACCAATGGCGGATGTAAATAGTCATAAGTCATATCGTCCCCTTACAACATTAACATTTCGGTAA